The sequence TATAGAAGCAACTAGCGATAGAAATAAAGGCTTCCATTTATTACAACCAGCCTTGCAGCAATTAAGTCAATCTGGTTGGAATGATAACACCGAGGTAGTGATTTTTGGAGCTTCTCAACCGGAAAATCCACCAGAGCTAGGATTCAAGACTCATTACTTAGGGCATTTATATGATGATAGCTCTTTAGCTACCGTTTATTCGGCTGCCGATGTCATGCTCGTACCATCTTTGCAAGAGTCTTTTGGACAAACTGCTTCCGAATCCCTAGCTTGTGGAACTCCGGTAGTAGCATTTAATGCCACTGGTTTAAAAGATATTGTTTCCCATCAAGAATGTGGTTATTTAGCCCAGCCTTATAACATTGATGATTTTGCTCGGGGAATCACCTGGGTTTTGGAAGATACCCAAAGACACGAAAAGCTATCTTTTTACGCTAGAGAAAAAGCAGAAAGAGAATTTACCCTTGAGTTACAAGCAAAACGTTATTCCACCTTATTTGAGCAATGCAGCGAGCAGTTAGCAGTGAACAGTGAAAAGTGAGCAGTGAACAGTGAGCAGTTATCAGTTATGAGTCGCTAATTATAAATTGCCAATGCCCCATGCCCAATACCCAATTACCAATTATTTATTAATTAAATCGTGAGGAGTAAAATAAAATGTCAGTACCATTAGCCTTTATTGTTTGTACGGAACCCGGTCGTTTAGAACCCCAATCTTTGATGCTTGCAGAAAGCATTCGCAAATTTTGTGGAAATTTAAAAGATACGCCAATATATAGTTTTCATCCTAGAACTGGAACACCTATTGCCGAAGAAACCCAAAAAGCATTTGAAAAATTGGGAGTTATCCACCAGCAACTACCTATTAATGTAGAATTCCATGAATATTATTTAGCAAATAAACCCTTGACATGTGCTTATGCAGAACAGAATATAGATGCAGAAGTGCTAGTTTTTCTTGATAGCGACAAGTGCTTTTTTGACGAACCAAAAGAATTTCTATTACCAGATGATTGTAACGTGCGGATGCGTCCCGAATACGGACAAGGTATAGGTTCTACAGGTGCAAACGACTCTCATGAATGGTACTGGCAAAAACTTTATCAAGTGTTAGGAGTAAAACAGGAATATTTTGTCAATACTCCCATCGCCAATAAAAAAATAAGAGCTTACTGGAATTCCGGTTTAGTTGCAGTTAGAAGAAGTGCCGGTATATTTACATCCTGGAAGCAAAATTTTGAAAAAGTAATGCGTTTAGATATTACTCCTCCCCAGGGTATTTATTTTGTGGAACAGTCAGTTTTATCTATAACTTTGTGTGCTTTGGAAGAAAATGTATCTCATTTTTCTGATAATTATAGCTATCCTCTGCCTTTACACAATCGGTTATCCAAAAAGTGGAGATTAAAAAAGTGGGATGATTTAATTTCAGTTCATTATTTTAATTTATTTTATTATCACGATTGGAATAAACAAATTAAAAACTTGAAAAATTTCAATCTAAACTCCGATAAATATAAGTGGCTATGTGAAAAAGTTATGGCTTATCAAATGCCTCGGACTTCTGTTTTACACAGACATATGCTTACAGTCAGAAAAGTCGAGCAAAAATTAAAAGTATTTAACTTGAACTTGAATGTAAGTAATTGGATAGAAAGAGTAGCAAATCTTTAGAACAGATATATTTATTCTATTGCCAATTACCTATTACTTATTAGCTATTACCTATTCCCTAAAATATATATGTTATTCCACGGTTATTATATTTTTAGTACTCAACCTTTGATAGTTTCTTATCTTGGTAGTTACCCTTTCTTCGGTGGGGTAATTTATCAAGATAAAAAAATGAAATATAAACCTCTACCAAAATGGTTTCGTCCCAAACATCTTTTAGAACATTCTCCTTATTGGTGTGCTGCTCCTAAACAGATGTTTTTACGCAAAATCAAATCACTTCTACACAGCTTAGAAGGTAGAACTCACCATTTTATGGTGAATGCAGCAGATGAAGAAGAAATGCGTAAACGCTTTCAAATTAGGGGAGCGCACTTTAACCAAAACTTTTACATCAACGAGCATTTATATAGCATTATCGAACAGCCTAAACTTTACGATGCAATTTACACCGCGCAACTTAATTCTTCAAAGCGGCTTGGATTAGCAAAAAATATCGAAAAACTGATGGTGGTATCCTACGGAGGAGATTTACATGCTTACTGCCCGGAATTAAAACATGCTGATTTCAACAAAGAATTTATTCCACGCCCAGAATTAGCAAAAAAATACAATCAGGCTCATGCAGGCTTAATTCTTTCAGCATTAGAAGGAGCAAATCTTGCTTCTAGCGAATACTTACTCTGCGGAATTCCTGTAGTCAGTACTCCCAGTAAAGGTGGAAGAGATGAATTTTTCACTCCTGAAAATTCAACTATCGTACCCCCAGAGGCAGATGCAGTTGCTCAAGCCGTACAAAATTGGAAAAAATTATCGCCAGAGCCGCAAAAGATTCGCGAACAAACTCTGACAAAAATGAAAGATTTGAGATTGAAATATTGTGCTTATATTTCTCAACTCATAAATAAAGAATCAGGGAAAAAATACGAACCAAAAGCTTTGATGGAAAAATACTTTGGTTCATCCGATGGTATTCAATCTCGATATATAAAATTACAAGAATTATATCAGTTAACACCGGAGGATTTTCATACTAAATTTTCAATCTAAAAATTACAGCTTGAACAATATCTATAATGTGCGACCGCCAAGAGTAAGGCACAATTTTAGAAATATTAGAATCACCATCAATTCAAACTAATTAAACCTAATTATATTTACCAAAAAGACTATGGAAAAAGCACAAATAGCAGTTATAATGACTTGTTTTAATAGACGCAGCACTACAGTTTCTTGTTTGCGTGCATTATATCAACAAAAAAAATCTGTAGAATTCGATGTCTACTTAACAGACGATGGTAGTTCAGACGGTACCGCAGATGCAGTAAAAGCTGAATACCCAGGAGTTAATATTCTCCAAGGAAACGGCAATCTTTTTTGGGTAGGAGGAATGAGACTTGCATTTGCAAAAGCAA comes from Rivularia sp. PCC 7116 and encodes:
- a CDS encoding glycosyltransferase; its protein translation is MLFHGYYIFSTQPLIVSYLGSYPFFGGVIYQDKKMKYKPLPKWFRPKHLLEHSPYWCAAPKQMFLRKIKSLLHSLEGRTHHFMVNAADEEEMRKRFQIRGAHFNQNFYINEHLYSIIEQPKLYDAIYTAQLNSSKRLGLAKNIEKLMVVSYGGDLHAYCPELKHADFNKEFIPRPELAKKYNQAHAGLILSALEGANLASSEYLLCGIPVVSTPSKGGRDEFFTPENSTIVPPEADAVAQAVQNWKKLSPEPQKIREQTLTKMKDLRLKYCAYISQLINKESGKKYEPKALMEKYFGSSDGIQSRYIKLQELYQLTPEDFHTKFSI